The Solanum lycopersicum chromosome 6, SLM_r2.1 genome has a window encoding:
- the LOC101253599 gene encoding WUSCHEL-related homeobox 3-like produces the protein MARARWKPTPQQLMILQDMYKKGLTNPNSCQVQMITSHLSMYGKIQWKNVFYWFQNHKARDRQKMRKQQKQNPSSSSYASGPVNSQLHPNSPTIFLHQVEGTNASPHEMMKYLWKNGMMRNNGMDWMLMTDEEGSSNNNIVHCNNNRPLKTLQLFPVTTTGFKDY, from the exons atggcaAGAGCTAGGTGGAAACCAACACCACAACAGCTTATGATTTTACAAGATATGTACAAAAAAGGTCTGACAAATCCAAATTCATGTCAAGTACAAATGATTACTTCCCATCTTTCTATGTATGGAAAGATACAATGGAAGAATGTGTTCTATTGGTTCCAAAACCACAAAGCAAGAGACAGGCAAAAAATGAGAAAACAACAAAAGCAAAacccttcttcatcttcttatgCTTCTGGACCTGTCAATTCTCAACTTCACCCTAACTCTCCAACTATATTTCTTCATCAG GTAGAAGGAACCAATGCATCACCTCATGAAATGATGAAGTACCTATGGAAGAATGGAATGATGAGAAACAACGGTATGGATTGGATGTTGATGACAGATGAAGAAGGTTcatctaataataatattgtccATTGCAACAATAACAGACCTCTAAAAACATTACAACTTTTCCCTGTCACAACAACTGGCTTCAAGGATTATTAG
- the LOC101253296 gene encoding putative respiratory burst oxidase homolog protein H produces MVPIDDGDLSRDNSVKWILENAEKDSTSDIHENRNGANGLQELANQKSFKKNFSISRRRNGVVPRMGRMESGATRGLKSLRFLDRSTTGKEGDAWRSVEKRFNQNAVNGRIFREKFGTCIGMGESKEFAGELFDTLARRRKINTENGITIDEVKGFWEDISTQSLDARLHIFFDMCDKNGDGKLSEEEVKEVLVMSASANKLSKFKQHAPTYAALIMEELDPDHLGYIEMWQLEALLRGMVGSEEGEKTLKRSQTLAKTMIPKEYRTPVSKFFYKTSEKIQENWKRIWVLTLWLCINMILFTWKFQQFKRKSAFQIMGYCVCIAKGAGETLKFNMALVLFPVCRRTLTKLRETFLGSIFPFDDNINFHKIIALGIAVATFIHALFHTSCNFVKLTTCPQSKFMTFLGSNFDYHQPSYLDLVASIPGVTGILMTLFMLFSFTLATHSFRRNVIKLPWPFHHLAGFNAFWYAHHLLVLVYILLVLHGYFIYLTKEWYKKTTWMYLAVPVLAYATERTLIVYEHSYNVNIIKAVTYTGNVLALYMSKPPGFKYKSGMYLFVKCPDISTFEWHPFSITSAPDDNYLSVHIRTLGDWTTELKTRFEKACEPDQVAQSRKGSLVRMETKAYSDVEQAQSEFPKIMIKGPYGAPAQNYKKYDILLLIGLGIGATPFISILKDLLNNESQSNGELSSNRRGPDRAYFYWVTREQGSFDWFKGVMDDIAEYDHNEMMEMHNYLTSVYEEGDARSALIAMVQSLQHAKNGVDVVSDSRIRTHFARPNWRKVFSRLAAAHPSSRIGVFYCGSPTLTKPLRRLCQEFSLNSSTRFNFHKENF; encoded by the exons CTGAAAAAGATAGTACGAGCGATATCCATGAGAATAGAAATGGTGCAAATGGTTTACAAGAGCTTGCAAATCAAAAATCTTTCAAGAAAAATTTCAGCATTTCAAGACGAAGAAATGGTGTTGTACCAAGAATGGGGCGGATGGAATCAGGCGCTACTAGAGGGCTAAAGAGCTTACGATTTCTTGATAGATCAACCACAG GGAAGGAGGGAGATGCCTGGCGGAGTGTGGAGAAACGATTCAATCAAAATGCAGTTAATGGGAGGATCTTCAGAGAGAAATTTGGGACCTGTATTG GAATGGGAGAAAGCAAGGAATTCGCTGGAGAGTTATTTGATACGTTGGCTAGGCGTAGGAAGATCAACACAGAAAATGGCATAACAATAGATGAAGTGAAAGGATTTTGGGAAGACATATCAACTCAATCTCTTGATGCAAggcttcatattttctttgacaT GTGTGACAAGAATGGTGATGGGAAACTATCAGAGGAAGAGGTAAAGGAG gTTCTAGTGATGAGTGCCTCGGCAAATAAATTGTCAAAATTCAAGCAACATGCACCCACATACGCAGCTTTAATCATGGAAGAGCTTGACCCTGATCATTTGGGATATATTGAG ATGTGGCAACTTGAAGCTCTACTAAGAGGGATGGTGGGTTCAGAAGAAGGGGAAAAAACCCTGAAGAGATCACAAACACTGGCGAAAACCATGATTCCGAAAGAATACAGGACCCCAGTAAGCaaattcttttataaaacatcagaaaaaatacaagaaaactGGAAAAGAATATGGGTCCTAACATTGTGGTTGTGCATCAACATGATACTTTTCACTTGGAAGTTCcaacaatttaaaagaaaatcagcATTTCAGATCATGGGTTATTGCGTTTGCATCGCTAAAGGTGCAGGAGAGACTCTTAAGTTCAACATGGCTCTAGTTCTTTTTCCTGTCTGCAGAAGAACTCTTACTAAGCTCAGAGAAACTTTCCTTGGTTCAATATTTCCCTTTGATGATAACATCAATTTCCATAAGATAATTGCATTGGGAATTGCTGTAGCAACGTTTATTCACGCACTTTTCCATACCAGCTGCAATTTTGTGAAACTAACAACATGTCCACAGAGTAAATTTATGACATTTCTTGGAAGCAACTTCGACTACCACCAACCAAGTTACTTGGACCTCGTGGCATCCATTCCAGGTGTAACAGGCATTCTGATGACACTTTTCATGCTTTTCTCCTTCACATTGGCTACACATTCGTTTAGAAGGAACGTCATCAAATTGCCATGGCCGTTCCATCATTTAGCAGGATTTAACGCGTTTTGGTATGCACATCATCTTCTGGTCCTCGTCTACATCCTCTTGGTCCTCCATGGCTACTTCATATACCTTACAAAAGAATGGTACAAAAAGACG ACATGGATGTATCTTGCAGTTCCGGTACTTGCATATGCTACGGAAAGAACTCTCATCGTCTACGAACACAGCTACAATGTCAATATCATAAAG GCCGTCACATATACAGGGAATGTACTAGCATTATACATGAGTAAACCTCCAGGATTCAAGTATAAGAGTGGAATGTACCTTTTTGTTAAATGTCCTGATATTTCAACCTTCGAATG GCATCCATTCTCAATCACTTCAGCACCAGACGACAACTATCTAAGTGTTCATATACGTACATTGGGAGACTGGACTACAGAGCTAAAAACCAGATTTGAGAAG GCTTGTGAGCCTGATCAAGTAGCACAATCAAGGAAGGGAAGTCTTGTAAGAATGGAAACTAAAGCATATTCAGATGTTGAACAGGCTCAATCCGA ATTTCCAAAGATCATGATCAAAGGACCTTATGGAGCACCAGCTCAAAACTACAAGAAATATGATATCCTTCTACTAATTGGCTTGGGAATAGGAGCAACACCATTTATCAGCATTTTAAAGGACCTTCTTAACAATGAATCTCAATCT AATGGTGAATTATCAAGTAATAGGAGAGGTCCTGACAGAGCATATTTCTATTGGGTGACAAGAGAACAAGGATCATTTGATTGGTTCAAGGGTGTTATGGATGATATTGCTGAATATGACCATAAT GAAATGATGGAAATGCACAACTATTTGACTAGTGTTTATGAAGAAGGAGATGCTAGATCTGCACTTATTGCAATGGTGCAATCACTACAACATGCTAAAAATGGAGTTGATGTTGTCTCTGATAGTCGG ATAAGAACACATTTTGCAAGACCAAATTGGAGAAAGGTATTCTCTAGGTTGGCAGCAGCCCATCCATCTTCTCGAATTG GGGTATTTTACTGCGGAAGTCCTACTCTTACAAAACCACTTAGAAGGCTGTGTCAAGAATTTAGTTTAAATTCATCCACTCGTTTCAATTTCCACAAAGAAAATTTCtag